A region from the Oryzias latipes chromosome 20, ASM223467v1 genome encodes:
- the cspp1 gene encoding centrosome and spindle pole-associated protein 1 isoform X3 — translation MEEQKPLLDLRLDFKYHAAKEHDLKTCEPHPQHQGLSLPIDDRASIKKRLRDELKKEYNQFLQEQAQIRKLNRRVLPVTFKPEESQPSKVVNSTGENHHLLIKPNTNTDREHTASRTDAATLTEDAGERSTGTPGPQSRRRWNIPKAKGRQGSEDGENTDERDGLGCQTEKIRIPEEPKSSEVELNTDKGDQIDFKARRRQNRSTQVSEHRVNSADFQEMEASAVCNKNSSDQAGQTEYRKQTPDRHAESTVSSSNVKKEFATGLIIGATEEPTVIQMKKEQYRQELLRQIAEQRDNKLKEKQMEVAATGATDPKKEPDRIKRFGAELEQTDSFRQDVLHKPGADMEYVGGVLDPTPKNDKPIEDSRQSPPPLSSMLRQIPERTAPLSGMAVPHALPPLDCFSEDYNRALMHQLLGEGDILRFTGVPPLAPIVPNTNTIPYDGAHLYYGNGNYPFHLHPVRNQNDLPSNVEVQNDMNDISPKRLPPLNAHDCIDSPPSPTEGLHVNKSPLRRDNAVNYQEALRQQIKERESHKRREKEENERCDLKLQAEMNSFSPWGRGGGGAPIKDQNGNLISDLYQMHRINEEKRSTPGAHETGAQLPGFSDQSPQQQLSSKERLREEQKGQIEEKKRRQAEERARMRIIEEKEEERLAKERLFMKQNYEEEQRKLKPKNKTEIQLGPQIPQKEEGKSARLEKQRTQPITEKTVGNTSQLISEEQAVSAAHDRPTPERASPSHNGREEVIRELSALRRLLKTEQKKLEVQMGQALPQENHHSIPSRRHPTVDASEGVSKTPQSSLGTPSSSAVAPVNKKKPH, via the exons ATGGAGGAACAGAAACCTCTTCTGGATCTGCGGCTGGACTTCAAATATCATGCAGCCAAG GAACACGATTTAAAAACCTGTGAACCTCATCCACAACACCAAGGGCTTTCCTTACCTATTGATGATAGAGCATCCATAAAG AAAAGACTGAGAGACGAGCTGAAAAAGGAATATAATCAATTTCTTCAGGAGCAAGCTCAAATAAGGAAATTAAATAGGAGAGTCCTTCCTGTCACCTTTAAG CCTGAAGAAAGTCAACCATCCAAGGTTGTGAACTCAACTGGTGAAAATCATCACCTCTTGATTAAacccaacacaaacacagacagggAGCACACTGCATCCAGGACGGACGCTGCCACCCTGACTGAGGATGCAGGAGAAAGAAGCACAGGGACTCCAGGCCCACAGTCACGGAGGAGGTGGAACATCCCTAAAGCAAAAGGACGTCAAGGTTCTGAAGACGGAGAGAACACCGATGAAAGGGATGGTTTAGGTTGTCAGACAGAGAAGATCCGGATACCAGAAGAGCCTAAAAGCTCAGAGGTGGAGCTGAACACAGATAAAGGGGATCAAATTGATTTCAAAGCAAGGAGGAGACAAAACAGAAGCACCCAAGTTAGTGAGCACAGAGTGAACAG CGCTGACTTTCAGGAAATGGAGGCTTCTGCTGTTTGTAATAAGAACAGCAGTGATCAGGCTGGACAGACAGAGTACCG aaaacaaaCTCCAGACAGGCATGCAGAATCCACCGTCAGTTCCAGCAATGTGAAGAAGGAATTTGCAACTGGTCTCataattg GGGCAACAGAAGAACCAACTGTCATTCAAATGAAGAAGGAACAGTATAGGCAGGAGCTGCTGAGGCAAATCGCTGAACAACGGGATAACAAACTAAA GGAGAAACAAATGGAAGTTGCTGCCACTGGAGCCACTGACCCAAAGAAAGAG CCTGACAGGATCAAGCGGTTTGGGGCGGAGCTTGAACAGACTGACAGCTTCAGACAGGATGTTCTTCACAAGCCCGGAGCAGACATGGAGTATGTTGGGGGGGTTTTAGATCCAACGCCTAAAAATGACAAACCCATTGAAGATTCAAGACAGAGTCCACCACCCTTAAGTTCAATGCTCAGGCAGATCCCGGAGAGGACGGCACCTTTGTCTGGGATGGCTGTGCCGCATGCTCTCCCGCCTCTGGACTGTTTTAGTGAAGACTACAACAGAGCTCTCATGCACCAACTGTTAGGGGAGGGGGACATCTTAAG ATTTACTGGTGTCCCTCCTCTTGCTCCCATTGTACCAAACACAAACACGATTCCCTATGATGGAGCCCATTTATACTACGGAAACGGGAACTATCCATTTCATCTGCATCCTGTTAGAAATCAAA ATGACCTCCCATCTAACGTGGAAGTTCAAAACGATATGAATGACATTTCCCCAAAGAGGCTGCCTCCTCTGAACGCCCACGACTGCATCGA CTCACCCCCATCCCCCACTGAAGGGCTTCATGTAAACAAAAGTCCGCTCAGGAGAGACAATGCAGTGAACTACCAGGAAGCACTGAGACAGCAG ATCAAAGAAAGAGAGAGTCataaaagaagagagaaagaggaGAATGAGAGGTGTGATTTAAAGTTACAAGCTGAAATGAATTCATTCAGCCCCTGGGGAAGAGGTGGAGGTGGGGCTCCGATTAAAGACCAAAATGGAAACCTTATTA GTGACTTGTACCAAATGCACagaatcaatgaagaaaaaaggtcgaCGCCTGGAGCTCATGAAACCGGGGCTCAACTCCCAg GTTTTAGTGATCAGTCACCTCAACAGCAGCTCAGTAGCAAAGAAAGACTCAGAGAAGAGCAAAAAGGACAG ATTGAGGAAAAGAAGAGAAGGCAAGCGGAAGAACGAGCGAGGATGAGGATTAtagaggagaaagaggaggagaggctggCAAAGGAGAGATTGTTCATGAAGCAGAACTACGAGGAGGAGCAAAGGAAATTAAAG CCGAAGAACAAAACAGAGATCCAACTGGGACCCCAAATACCCCAGAAGGAGGAGGGGAAGAGTGCTAGGCTGGAAAAACAGAGGACACAGCCGATCACAGAGAAAACAGTGGGGAACACATCACAGTTGATTTCTGAG GAACAGGCTGTGTCAGCAGCACATGATCGGCCGACCCCTGAGAGAGCATCACCATCACACA ATGGCCGGGAAGAAGTGATCAGAGAGCTGTCGGCCCTCCGGAGGCTTCTGAAGACGGAGCAGAAAAAACTGGAAGTCCAGATGGGTCAGGCACTTCCACAGGAGAATCATCACTCCATCCCCAGCAG AAGACACCCCACTGTGGATGCCTCTGAAGGTGTGAGTAAAACTCCACAGTCATCTTTGGGGAccccttcttcttctgctgttgcaccagtcaataaaaaaaaaccccactaa
- the cspp1 gene encoding centrosome and spindle pole-associated protein 1 isoform X1, producing the protein MEEQKPLLDLRLDFKYHAAKEHDLKTCEPHPQHQGLSLPIDDRASIKKRLRDELKKEYNQFLQEQAQIRKLNRRVLPVTFKPEESQPSKVVNSTGENHHLLIKPNTNTDREHTASRTDAATLTEDAGERSTGTPGPQSRRRWNIPKAKGRQGSEDGENTDERDGLGCQTEKIRIPEEPKSSEVELNTDKGDQIDFKARRRQNRSTQVSEHRVNSADFQEMEASAVCNKNSSDQAGQTEYRKQTPDRHAESTVSSSNVKKEFATGLIIGATEEPTVIQMKKEQYRQELLRQIAEQRDNKLKEKQMEVAATGATDPKKEPDRIKRFGAELEQTDSFRQDVLHKPGADMEYVGGVLDPTPKNDKPIEDSRQSPPPLSSMLRQIPERTAPLSGMAVPHALPPLDCFSEDYNRALMHQLLGEGDILRFTGVPPLAPIVPNTNTIPYDGAHLYYGNGNYPFHLHPVRNQNDLPSNVEVQNDMNDISPKRLPPLNAHDCIDSPPSPTEGLHVNKSPLRRDNAVNYQEALRQQIKERESHKRREKEENERCDLKLQAEMNSFSPWGRGGGGAPIKDQNGNLISDLYQMHRINEEKRSTPGAHETGAQLPGFSDQSPQQQLSSKERLREEQKGQIEEKKRRQAEERARMRIIEEKEEERLAKERLFMKQNYEEEQRKLKPKNKTEIQLGPQIPQKEEGKSARLEKQRTQPITEKTVGNTSQLISERVPAPPIPTLQKKRTNLVNSRPPSVTPNAEQAVSAAHDRPTPERASPSHNGREEVIRELSALRRLLKTEQKKLEVQMGQALPQENHHSIPSRRHPTVDASEGVSKTPQSSLGTPSSSAVAPVNKKKPH; encoded by the exons ATGGAGGAACAGAAACCTCTTCTGGATCTGCGGCTGGACTTCAAATATCATGCAGCCAAG GAACACGATTTAAAAACCTGTGAACCTCATCCACAACACCAAGGGCTTTCCTTACCTATTGATGATAGAGCATCCATAAAG AAAAGACTGAGAGACGAGCTGAAAAAGGAATATAATCAATTTCTTCAGGAGCAAGCTCAAATAAGGAAATTAAATAGGAGAGTCCTTCCTGTCACCTTTAAG CCTGAAGAAAGTCAACCATCCAAGGTTGTGAACTCAACTGGTGAAAATCATCACCTCTTGATTAAacccaacacaaacacagacagggAGCACACTGCATCCAGGACGGACGCTGCCACCCTGACTGAGGATGCAGGAGAAAGAAGCACAGGGACTCCAGGCCCACAGTCACGGAGGAGGTGGAACATCCCTAAAGCAAAAGGACGTCAAGGTTCTGAAGACGGAGAGAACACCGATGAAAGGGATGGTTTAGGTTGTCAGACAGAGAAGATCCGGATACCAGAAGAGCCTAAAAGCTCAGAGGTGGAGCTGAACACAGATAAAGGGGATCAAATTGATTTCAAAGCAAGGAGGAGACAAAACAGAAGCACCCAAGTTAGTGAGCACAGAGTGAACAG CGCTGACTTTCAGGAAATGGAGGCTTCTGCTGTTTGTAATAAGAACAGCAGTGATCAGGCTGGACAGACAGAGTACCG aaaacaaaCTCCAGACAGGCATGCAGAATCCACCGTCAGTTCCAGCAATGTGAAGAAGGAATTTGCAACTGGTCTCataattg GGGCAACAGAAGAACCAACTGTCATTCAAATGAAGAAGGAACAGTATAGGCAGGAGCTGCTGAGGCAAATCGCTGAACAACGGGATAACAAACTAAA GGAGAAACAAATGGAAGTTGCTGCCACTGGAGCCACTGACCCAAAGAAAGAG CCTGACAGGATCAAGCGGTTTGGGGCGGAGCTTGAACAGACTGACAGCTTCAGACAGGATGTTCTTCACAAGCCCGGAGCAGACATGGAGTATGTTGGGGGGGTTTTAGATCCAACGCCTAAAAATGACAAACCCATTGAAGATTCAAGACAGAGTCCACCACCCTTAAGTTCAATGCTCAGGCAGATCCCGGAGAGGACGGCACCTTTGTCTGGGATGGCTGTGCCGCATGCTCTCCCGCCTCTGGACTGTTTTAGTGAAGACTACAACAGAGCTCTCATGCACCAACTGTTAGGGGAGGGGGACATCTTAAG ATTTACTGGTGTCCCTCCTCTTGCTCCCATTGTACCAAACACAAACACGATTCCCTATGATGGAGCCCATTTATACTACGGAAACGGGAACTATCCATTTCATCTGCATCCTGTTAGAAATCAAA ATGACCTCCCATCTAACGTGGAAGTTCAAAACGATATGAATGACATTTCCCCAAAGAGGCTGCCTCCTCTGAACGCCCACGACTGCATCGA CTCACCCCCATCCCCCACTGAAGGGCTTCATGTAAACAAAAGTCCGCTCAGGAGAGACAATGCAGTGAACTACCAGGAAGCACTGAGACAGCAG ATCAAAGAAAGAGAGAGTCataaaagaagagagaaagaggaGAATGAGAGGTGTGATTTAAAGTTACAAGCTGAAATGAATTCATTCAGCCCCTGGGGAAGAGGTGGAGGTGGGGCTCCGATTAAAGACCAAAATGGAAACCTTATTA GTGACTTGTACCAAATGCACagaatcaatgaagaaaaaaggtcgaCGCCTGGAGCTCATGAAACCGGGGCTCAACTCCCAg GTTTTAGTGATCAGTCACCTCAACAGCAGCTCAGTAGCAAAGAAAGACTCAGAGAAGAGCAAAAAGGACAG ATTGAGGAAAAGAAGAGAAGGCAAGCGGAAGAACGAGCGAGGATGAGGATTAtagaggagaaagaggaggagaggctggCAAAGGAGAGATTGTTCATGAAGCAGAACTACGAGGAGGAGCAAAGGAAATTAAAG CCGAAGAACAAAACAGAGATCCAACTGGGACCCCAAATACCCCAGAAGGAGGAGGGGAAGAGTGCTAGGCTGGAAAAACAGAGGACACAGCCGATCACAGAGAAAACAGTGGGGAACACATCACAGTTGATTTCTGAG AGAGTACCAGCTCCTCCTATCCCAACTTTGCAAAAGAAACGGACAAATCTTGTAAACTCGAGGCCGCCTTCTGTCACTCCCAACGCC GAACAGGCTGTGTCAGCAGCACATGATCGGCCGACCCCTGAGAGAGCATCACCATCACACA ATGGCCGGGAAGAAGTGATCAGAGAGCTGTCGGCCCTCCGGAGGCTTCTGAAGACGGAGCAGAAAAAACTGGAAGTCCAGATGGGTCAGGCACTTCCACAGGAGAATCATCACTCCATCCCCAGCAG AAGACACCCCACTGTGGATGCCTCTGAAGGTGTGAGTAAAACTCCACAGTCATCTTTGGGGAccccttcttcttctgctgttgcaccagtcaataaaaaaaaaccccactaa
- the cspp1 gene encoding centrosome and spindle pole-associated protein 1 isoform X2, translating into MEEQKPLLDLRLDFKYHAAKEHDLKTCEPHPQHQGLSLPIDDRASIKKRLRDELKKEYNQFLQEQAQIRKLNRRVLPVTFKPEESQPSKVVNSTGENHHLLIKPNTNTDREHTASRTDAATLTEDAGERSTGTPGPQSRRRWNIPKAKGRQGSEDGENTDERDGLGCQTEKIRIPEEPKSSEVELNTDKGDQIDFKARRRQNRSTQVSEHRVNSADFQEMEASAVCNKNSSDQAGQTEYRKQTPDRHAESTVSSSNVKKEFATGLIIGATEEPTVIQMKKEQYRQELLRQIAEQRDNKLKEKQMEVAATGATDPKKEPDRIKRFGAELEQTDSFRQDVLHKPGADMEYVGGVLDPTPKNDKPIEDSRQSPPPLSSMLRQIPERTAPLSGMAVPHALPPLDCFSEDYNRALMHQLLGEGDILRFTGVPPLAPIVPNTNTIPYDGAHLYYGNGNYPFHLHPVRNQNDLPSNVEVQNDMNDISPKRLPPLNAHDCIDSPPSPTEGLHVNKSPLRRDNAVNYQEALRQQIKERESHKRREKEENERCDLKLQAEMNSFSPWGRGGGGAPIKDQNGNLISDLYQMHRINEEKRSTPGAHETGAQLPGFSDQSPQQQLSSKERLREEQKGQIEEKKRRQAEERARMRIIEEKEEERLAKERLFMKQNYEEEQRKLKPKNKTEIQLGPQIPQKEEGKSARLEKQRTQPITEKTVGNTSQLISERVPAPPIPTLQKKRTNLVNSRPPSVTPNAEQAVSAAHDRPTPERASPSHNGREEVIRELSALRRLLKTEQKKLEVQMGQALPQENHHSIPSRHPTVDASEGVSKTPQSSLGTPSSSAVAPVNKKKPH; encoded by the exons ATGGAGGAACAGAAACCTCTTCTGGATCTGCGGCTGGACTTCAAATATCATGCAGCCAAG GAACACGATTTAAAAACCTGTGAACCTCATCCACAACACCAAGGGCTTTCCTTACCTATTGATGATAGAGCATCCATAAAG AAAAGACTGAGAGACGAGCTGAAAAAGGAATATAATCAATTTCTTCAGGAGCAAGCTCAAATAAGGAAATTAAATAGGAGAGTCCTTCCTGTCACCTTTAAG CCTGAAGAAAGTCAACCATCCAAGGTTGTGAACTCAACTGGTGAAAATCATCACCTCTTGATTAAacccaacacaaacacagacagggAGCACACTGCATCCAGGACGGACGCTGCCACCCTGACTGAGGATGCAGGAGAAAGAAGCACAGGGACTCCAGGCCCACAGTCACGGAGGAGGTGGAACATCCCTAAAGCAAAAGGACGTCAAGGTTCTGAAGACGGAGAGAACACCGATGAAAGGGATGGTTTAGGTTGTCAGACAGAGAAGATCCGGATACCAGAAGAGCCTAAAAGCTCAGAGGTGGAGCTGAACACAGATAAAGGGGATCAAATTGATTTCAAAGCAAGGAGGAGACAAAACAGAAGCACCCAAGTTAGTGAGCACAGAGTGAACAG CGCTGACTTTCAGGAAATGGAGGCTTCTGCTGTTTGTAATAAGAACAGCAGTGATCAGGCTGGACAGACAGAGTACCG aaaacaaaCTCCAGACAGGCATGCAGAATCCACCGTCAGTTCCAGCAATGTGAAGAAGGAATTTGCAACTGGTCTCataattg GGGCAACAGAAGAACCAACTGTCATTCAAATGAAGAAGGAACAGTATAGGCAGGAGCTGCTGAGGCAAATCGCTGAACAACGGGATAACAAACTAAA GGAGAAACAAATGGAAGTTGCTGCCACTGGAGCCACTGACCCAAAGAAAGAG CCTGACAGGATCAAGCGGTTTGGGGCGGAGCTTGAACAGACTGACAGCTTCAGACAGGATGTTCTTCACAAGCCCGGAGCAGACATGGAGTATGTTGGGGGGGTTTTAGATCCAACGCCTAAAAATGACAAACCCATTGAAGATTCAAGACAGAGTCCACCACCCTTAAGTTCAATGCTCAGGCAGATCCCGGAGAGGACGGCACCTTTGTCTGGGATGGCTGTGCCGCATGCTCTCCCGCCTCTGGACTGTTTTAGTGAAGACTACAACAGAGCTCTCATGCACCAACTGTTAGGGGAGGGGGACATCTTAAG ATTTACTGGTGTCCCTCCTCTTGCTCCCATTGTACCAAACACAAACACGATTCCCTATGATGGAGCCCATTTATACTACGGAAACGGGAACTATCCATTTCATCTGCATCCTGTTAGAAATCAAA ATGACCTCCCATCTAACGTGGAAGTTCAAAACGATATGAATGACATTTCCCCAAAGAGGCTGCCTCCTCTGAACGCCCACGACTGCATCGA CTCACCCCCATCCCCCACTGAAGGGCTTCATGTAAACAAAAGTCCGCTCAGGAGAGACAATGCAGTGAACTACCAGGAAGCACTGAGACAGCAG ATCAAAGAAAGAGAGAGTCataaaagaagagagaaagaggaGAATGAGAGGTGTGATTTAAAGTTACAAGCTGAAATGAATTCATTCAGCCCCTGGGGAAGAGGTGGAGGTGGGGCTCCGATTAAAGACCAAAATGGAAACCTTATTA GTGACTTGTACCAAATGCACagaatcaatgaagaaaaaaggtcgaCGCCTGGAGCTCATGAAACCGGGGCTCAACTCCCAg GTTTTAGTGATCAGTCACCTCAACAGCAGCTCAGTAGCAAAGAAAGACTCAGAGAAGAGCAAAAAGGACAG ATTGAGGAAAAGAAGAGAAGGCAAGCGGAAGAACGAGCGAGGATGAGGATTAtagaggagaaagaggaggagaggctggCAAAGGAGAGATTGTTCATGAAGCAGAACTACGAGGAGGAGCAAAGGAAATTAAAG CCGAAGAACAAAACAGAGATCCAACTGGGACCCCAAATACCCCAGAAGGAGGAGGGGAAGAGTGCTAGGCTGGAAAAACAGAGGACACAGCCGATCACAGAGAAAACAGTGGGGAACACATCACAGTTGATTTCTGAG AGAGTACCAGCTCCTCCTATCCCAACTTTGCAAAAGAAACGGACAAATCTTGTAAACTCGAGGCCGCCTTCTGTCACTCCCAACGCC GAACAGGCTGTGTCAGCAGCACATGATCGGCCGACCCCTGAGAGAGCATCACCATCACACA ATGGCCGGGAAGAAGTGATCAGAGAGCTGTCGGCCCTCCGGAGGCTTCTGAAGACGGAGCAGAAAAAACTGGAAGTCCAGATGGGTCAGGCACTTCCACAGGAGAATCATCACTCCATCCCCAGCAG ACACCCCACTGTGGATGCCTCTGAAGGTGTGAGTAAAACTCCACAGTCATCTTTGGGGAccccttcttcttctgctgttgcaccagtcaataaaaaaaaaccccactaa
- the cspp1 gene encoding centrosome and spindle pole-associated protein 1 isoform X4 — protein MEEQKPLLDLRLDFKYHAAKEHDLKTCEPHPQHQGLSLPIDDRASIKKRLRDELKKEYNQFLQEQAQIRKLNRRVLPVTFKPEESQPSKVVNSTGENHHLLIKPNTNTDREHTASRTDAATLTEDAGERSTGTPGPQSRRRWNIPKAKGRQGSEDGENTDERDGLGCQTEKIRIPEEPKSSEVELNTDKGDQIDFKARRRQNRSTQVSEHRVNSADFQEMEASAVCNKNSSDQAGQTEYRKQTPDRHAESTVSSSNVKKEFATGLIIGATEEPTVIQMKKEQYRQELLRQIAEQRDNKLKEKQMEVAATGATDPKKEPDRIKRFGAELEQTDSFRQDVLHKPGADMEQIPERTAPLSGMAVPHALPPLDCFSEDYNRALMHQLLGEGDILRFTGVPPLAPIVPNTNTIPYDGAHLYYGNGNYPFHLHPVRNQNDLPSNVEVQNDMNDISPKRLPPLNAHDCIDSPPSPTEGLHVNKSPLRRDNAVNYQEALRQQIKERESHKRREKEENERCDLKLQAEMNSFSPWGRGGGGAPIKDQNGNLISDLYQMHRINEEKRSTPGAHETGAQLPGFSDQSPQQQLSSKERLREEQKGQIEEKKRRQAEERARMRIIEEKEEERLAKERLFMKQNYEEEQRKLKPKNKTEIQLGPQIPQKEEGKSARLEKQRTQPITEKTVGNTSQLISERVPAPPIPTLQKKRTNLVNSRPPSVTPNAEQAVSAAHDRPTPERASPSHNGREEVIRELSALRRLLKTEQKKLEVQMGQALPQENHHSIPSRRHPTVDASEGVSKTPQSSLGTPSSSAVAPVNKKKPH, from the exons ATGGAGGAACAGAAACCTCTTCTGGATCTGCGGCTGGACTTCAAATATCATGCAGCCAAG GAACACGATTTAAAAACCTGTGAACCTCATCCACAACACCAAGGGCTTTCCTTACCTATTGATGATAGAGCATCCATAAAG AAAAGACTGAGAGACGAGCTGAAAAAGGAATATAATCAATTTCTTCAGGAGCAAGCTCAAATAAGGAAATTAAATAGGAGAGTCCTTCCTGTCACCTTTAAG CCTGAAGAAAGTCAACCATCCAAGGTTGTGAACTCAACTGGTGAAAATCATCACCTCTTGATTAAacccaacacaaacacagacagggAGCACACTGCATCCAGGACGGACGCTGCCACCCTGACTGAGGATGCAGGAGAAAGAAGCACAGGGACTCCAGGCCCACAGTCACGGAGGAGGTGGAACATCCCTAAAGCAAAAGGACGTCAAGGTTCTGAAGACGGAGAGAACACCGATGAAAGGGATGGTTTAGGTTGTCAGACAGAGAAGATCCGGATACCAGAAGAGCCTAAAAGCTCAGAGGTGGAGCTGAACACAGATAAAGGGGATCAAATTGATTTCAAAGCAAGGAGGAGACAAAACAGAAGCACCCAAGTTAGTGAGCACAGAGTGAACAG CGCTGACTTTCAGGAAATGGAGGCTTCTGCTGTTTGTAATAAGAACAGCAGTGATCAGGCTGGACAGACAGAGTACCG aaaacaaaCTCCAGACAGGCATGCAGAATCCACCGTCAGTTCCAGCAATGTGAAGAAGGAATTTGCAACTGGTCTCataattg GGGCAACAGAAGAACCAACTGTCATTCAAATGAAGAAGGAACAGTATAGGCAGGAGCTGCTGAGGCAAATCGCTGAACAACGGGATAACAAACTAAA GGAGAAACAAATGGAAGTTGCTGCCACTGGAGCCACTGACCCAAAGAAAGAG CCTGACAGGATCAAGCGGTTTGGGGCGGAGCTTGAACAGACTGACAGCTTCAGACAGGATGTTCTTCACAAGCCCGGAGCAGACATGGA GCAGATCCCGGAGAGGACGGCACCTTTGTCTGGGATGGCTGTGCCGCATGCTCTCCCGCCTCTGGACTGTTTTAGTGAAGACTACAACAGAGCTCTCATGCACCAACTGTTAGGGGAGGGGGACATCTTAAG ATTTACTGGTGTCCCTCCTCTTGCTCCCATTGTACCAAACACAAACACGATTCCCTATGATGGAGCCCATTTATACTACGGAAACGGGAACTATCCATTTCATCTGCATCCTGTTAGAAATCAAA ATGACCTCCCATCTAACGTGGAAGTTCAAAACGATATGAATGACATTTCCCCAAAGAGGCTGCCTCCTCTGAACGCCCACGACTGCATCGA CTCACCCCCATCCCCCACTGAAGGGCTTCATGTAAACAAAAGTCCGCTCAGGAGAGACAATGCAGTGAACTACCAGGAAGCACTGAGACAGCAG ATCAAAGAAAGAGAGAGTCataaaagaagagagaaagaggaGAATGAGAGGTGTGATTTAAAGTTACAAGCTGAAATGAATTCATTCAGCCCCTGGGGAAGAGGTGGAGGTGGGGCTCCGATTAAAGACCAAAATGGAAACCTTATTA GTGACTTGTACCAAATGCACagaatcaatgaagaaaaaaggtcgaCGCCTGGAGCTCATGAAACCGGGGCTCAACTCCCAg GTTTTAGTGATCAGTCACCTCAACAGCAGCTCAGTAGCAAAGAAAGACTCAGAGAAGAGCAAAAAGGACAG ATTGAGGAAAAGAAGAGAAGGCAAGCGGAAGAACGAGCGAGGATGAGGATTAtagaggagaaagaggaggagaggctggCAAAGGAGAGATTGTTCATGAAGCAGAACTACGAGGAGGAGCAAAGGAAATTAAAG CCGAAGAACAAAACAGAGATCCAACTGGGACCCCAAATACCCCAGAAGGAGGAGGGGAAGAGTGCTAGGCTGGAAAAACAGAGGACACAGCCGATCACAGAGAAAACAGTGGGGAACACATCACAGTTGATTTCTGAG AGAGTACCAGCTCCTCCTATCCCAACTTTGCAAAAGAAACGGACAAATCTTGTAAACTCGAGGCCGCCTTCTGTCACTCCCAACGCC GAACAGGCTGTGTCAGCAGCACATGATCGGCCGACCCCTGAGAGAGCATCACCATCACACA ATGGCCGGGAAGAAGTGATCAGAGAGCTGTCGGCCCTCCGGAGGCTTCTGAAGACGGAGCAGAAAAAACTGGAAGTCCAGATGGGTCAGGCACTTCCACAGGAGAATCATCACTCCATCCCCAGCAG AAGACACCCCACTGTGGATGCCTCTGAAGGTGTGAGTAAAACTCCACAGTCATCTTTGGGGAccccttcttcttctgctgttgcaccagtcaataaaaaaaaaccccactaa